In Carassius auratus strain Wakin unplaced genomic scaffold, ASM336829v1 scaf_tig00003102, whole genome shotgun sequence, a genomic segment contains:
- the LOC113070126 gene encoding uncharacterized protein LOC113070126, whose amino-acid sequence MCDTNFLLHVSYDCYFFSLHCGFSEKQFDFFFDCSRKETKPQKPHSWKVRKWTYGVKDTSKQNKIVLLVGETGAGKTTLINTMVNYILDVKFDDEIWYEITEEEARDQSESQTSEITMYEVFSVKNHVSLTVIDTPGYGDTRGLEKDMEVAENLAVMFQSNDGVREIDAMCFVIQASKNRLSDRQHYIISSVLSLFGKDIVNNIMFLITHADGMEPKNVIGAINKARIPCRRDKSGQPVYFLFNNRQADARHTERRYSRAQRGAWEDSMDDMKHFLQSLDKKNRRSLELTSNVLIERIRFEAYICNLQLQIQEMEMKKAEKVQIQEAIMQNKEKIEECKNFTFKLKKTLKLKVPTESASWKNRKATTCTFCEENCHEFGCWWASDPSKCEVMKNGFCTVCTGKCHHSQHVKKTHKYIIKNSSIKVEFDNFLKNFEKAEKNSKSFSGIKERLDKDLLEIEDQISILLFNAYRTIKHLSQIALKPDSAFTLKHLNFFIPRVKEAGKENWVRELEEMRTNAVAEESNKDALSYLQQGLENLSVCNDKVQTGQLINQ is encoded by the coding sequence ATGTGTGATACAAATTTTCTACTTCATGTCTCATAcgactgttattttttttctttgcactgtGGTTTTTCAGAGAAACAGTTTGATTTCTTTTTTGATTGCAGCAGAAAggaaacaaaaccacaaaaacCACACAGTTGGAAAGTCAGAAAATGGACTTATGGTGTAAAGGACactagtaaacaaaacaaaattgttcTGCTGGTGGGAGAAACTGGCGCTGGCAAGACAACTCTCATCAACACCATGGTCAACTACATACTGGATGTGAAGTTTGATGATGAAATATGGTATGAAATCACAGAAGAAGAAGCCAGAGACCAGTCAGAatcacaaacctctgaaatcACCATGTATGAGGTCTTTTCTGTAAAGAATCATGTATCTCTCACCGTCATTGATACTCCAGGCTATGGAGACACTAGAGGACTAGAAAAGGATATGGAAGTTGCTGAGAATTTGGCCGTTATGTTTCAGAGCAATGATGGAGTTCGTGAAATTGACGCCATGTGTTTTGTGATTCAGGCATCAAAGAATCGTCTTTCAGACAGACAGCATTACATTATCAGTTCAGTACTGTCTTTGTTTGGAAAAGACATTGTGAACaacattatgtttttaataacacATGCTGATGGTATGGAACCCAAAAATGTAATTGGTGCCATTAATAAAGCTAGAATCCCCTGCAGACGAGACAAAAGTGGCCAACCTGTTTATTTCTTATTCAACAATCGACAAGCTGATGCCCGTCACACCGAGAGACGTTACAGTCGTGCTCAAAGAGGAGCTTGGGAAGACAGCATGGACGATATGAAGCATTTCCTTCAGTCTCTGGACAAAAAGAACAGAAGAAGTTTAGAGTTGACTTCAAATGTCTTGATTGAGCGAATTCGATTTGAAGCATACATCTGCAACTTACAGTTGCAAATTCAAGAGATGGAGATGAAAAAGGCTGAAAAAGTTCAGATTCAAGAGGCAATAATGCAAAACAAGGAAAAGATTGAAGAATGTAAAAACTTtacctttaaattaaaaaagacctTGAAATTGAAGGTGCCCACTGAAAGTGCATCATGGAAGAACAGGAAGGCGACGACCTGCACCTTCTGTGAGGAGAACTGCCATGAGTTTGGCTGCTGGTGGGCTTCTGATCCCAGCAAATGTGAAGTCATGAAAAACGGCTTCTGCACTGTGTGCACAGGGAAGTGTCATCACAGCCAACATGTAAAAAAAACCCATAAATACATCATCAAAAACTCCAGCATAAAGGTAGAATTTGACAACTTCTTGAAGAATTTTGAAAAAGCTGAAAAGAATTCCAAGTCGTTTTCAGGTATAAAGGAAAGACTTGACAAAGATCTGCTTGAGATTGAGGACCAGATTTCTATTCTTCTGTTCAATGCTTACAGGACCATCAAGCATCTGTCTCAGATTGCATTAAAACCAGACTCTGCTTTCACTCTTAAACATCTCAACTTCTTCATCCCCAGAGTGAAGGAGGCTGGGAAAGAAAACTGGGTCCGAGAGCTGGAGGAAATGAGGACGAATGCTGTAGCTGAAGAATCCAATAAAGATGCTCTGAGTTATCTTCAACAAGGTCTGGAAAATCTTTCAGTCTGCAATGACAAAGTGCAGACAGGACAGCTGATAAATCAATAA
- the LOC113070127 gene encoding uncharacterized protein LOC113070127 yields MTTMDSRQPRLPPRRPTLIQRGSPKRFCLSTERNVLDEYGKVRKWTYGVKDTSKQNKIVLLVGETGAGKTTLINTMVNYILDVKFDDEIWFEITEEEARDQSESQTSEIMYEVFSVKNHVSLTVIDTPGYGDTRGLEKDMEVAENLAVLFQSNDGVREIDAVCFVIQASKNRLSDRQHYIISSVLSLFGKDIVNNIMFLITHADGMEPKNVIGAINKARIPCRRDKSGQPVYFLFNNRQADARHTERRYSRAQRGAWEDSMDDMKHFLQSLDKKNRRSLELTSNVLIERIRFEAYICNLQLQIQEMEMKKAEKVQIQEAIMQNKEKIEECKNFTFKLKKTVKLKVPTESASWKNRKATTCTFCEENCHEFGCWWASDPSKCEVMKNGFCTVCTGKCHHSQHVKKTHKYIIKNSSIKVEFDNFLKNFEKAEKNSKSFSGIKERLDKDLLEIEDQISILLFNAYRTIKHLSQIALKPDSAFTLKHLNFFIPRVKEAGKENWVRELEEMRTNAVAEESNKDALSYLQQGLENLSVCNDKVQTGQLINQ; encoded by the exons ATGACCACAATGGATTCCAG ACAGCCACGTCTTCCACCACGCAGACCAACTCTGATTCAAAGAGGTTCTCCAAAAAGATTTTGTCTAAGTACAGAGAGAAACGTGCTTGATGAATATGGGAAAGTCAGAAAATGGACTTATGGTGTAAAAGACactagtaaacaaaacaaaattgttcTGCTGGTAGGAGAAACTGGCGCTGGCAAGACAACTCTCATCAACACCATGGTCAACTACATACTGGATGTGAAGTTTGATGATGAAATATGGTTTGAAATCACAGAAGAAGAAGCCAGAGACCAATCAGAatcacaaacctctgaaatcATGTATGAGGTCTTTTCTGTAAAGAATCATGTATCTCTCACCGTCATTGATACTCCAGGCTATGGAGACACTAGAGGACTAGAAAAGGATATGGAAGTTGCTGAGAATTTGGCCGTTCTGTTTCAGAGCAATGATGGAGTTCGTGAAATTGATGCCGTGTGTTTTGTGATTCAGGCATCTAAGAATCGTCTTTCAGACAGACAGCATTACATTATCAGTTCAGTTCTGTCTTTGTTTGGAAAAGACATTGTGAACaacattatgtttttaataacacATGCCGATGGTATGGAACCCAAAAATGTAATTGGTGCCATTAATAAAGCTAGAATCCCCTGCAGACGAGACAAAAGTGGCCAACCTGTTTATTTCTTATTCAACAATCGACAAGCTGATGCCCGTCACACCGAGAGACGTTACAGTCGTGCTCAAAGAGGAGCTTGGGAAGACAGCATGGACGATATGAAGCATTTCCTTCAGTCTCTGGACAAAAAGAACAGAAGAAGTTTAGAGTTGACTTCAAATGTCTTGATTGAGCGAATTCGATTTGAAGCATACATCTGCAACTTACAGTTGCAAATTCAAGAGATGGAGATGAAAAAGGCTGAAAAAGTTCAGATTCAAGAGGCAATAATGCAAAACAAGGAAAAGATTGAAGAATGTAAAAACTTtacctttaaattaaaaaagacgGTGAAATTGAAGGTGCCCACTGAAAGTGCATCATGGAAGAACAGGAAGGCGACGACCTGCACCTTCTGTGAGGAGAACTGCCATGAGTTTGGCTGCTGGTGGGCTTCTGATCCCAGCAAATGTGAAGTCATGAAAAACGGCTTCTGCACTGTGTGCACAGGGAAGTGTCATCACAGCCAACATGTAAAAAAAACCCATAAATACATCATCAAAAACTCCAGCATAAAGGTAGAATTTGACAACTTCTTGAAGAATTTTGAAAAAGCTGAAAAGAATTCCAAGTCGTTTTCAGGTATAAAGGAAAGACTTGACAAAGATCTGCTTGAGATTGAGGACCAGATTTCTATTCTTCTGTTCAATGCTTACAGGACCATCAAGCATCTGTCTCAGATTGCATTAAAACCAGACTCTGCTTTCACTCTTAAACATCTCAACTTCTTCATCCCCAGAGTGAAGGAGGCTGGGAAAGAAAACTGGGTCCGAGAGCTGGAGGAAATGAGGACGAATGCTGTAGCTGAAGAATCCAATAAAGATGCTCTGAGTTATCTTCAACAAGGACTGGAAAATCTTTCAGTCTGCAATGACAAAGTGCAGACAGGACAGCTGATAAATCAATAA